The Prochlorococcus marinus str. MIT 9301 genome window below encodes:
- a CDS encoding small RNA NsiR4-regulated ssr1528 family protein, with amino-acid sequence MKKMGMQAVDLAIQNGVDLDGTPIPQKMLDLYNRIMDEENKRQRSGVKKSMRNRCVKTGSKHFNKETLNQLLIDSGWEGLKEKEILFFYD; translated from the coding sequence ATGAAGAAAATGGGAATGCAGGCTGTTGATCTTGCTATTCAAAATGGAGTGGATCTTGACGGTACTCCAATCCCTCAAAAAATGCTAGATCTATACAATAGAATTATGGATGAGGAGAATAAAAGACAAAGGAGTGGTGTTAAAAAATCAATGAGAAATAGATGCGTTAAAACGGGTTCTAAGCATTTTAATAAAGAAACATTGAATCAATTATTAATAGACTCGGGATGGGAAGGTCTCAAGGAAAAGGAAATTTTATTTTTTTATGACTAA
- a CDS encoding TatA/E family twin arginine-targeting protein translocase, whose protein sequence is MNIFGVGLPEVTVILILALLIFGPKKLPELGKQLGKTLKSLKKASNEFQNEIDQVMKEEDKDESPKSIESNQSNEINQEKIDSENSNN, encoded by the coding sequence ATGAATATTTTTGGTGTAGGTTTACCTGAAGTTACTGTAATACTTATCTTAGCTCTTTTAATTTTTGGTCCAAAAAAGCTTCCAGAATTAGGAAAACAGCTTGGTAAAACTTTGAAAAGTCTTAAAAAAGCGTCGAATGAATTTCAAAATGAAATCGATCAAGTTATGAAAGAAGAAGATAAAGATGAATCTCCTAAATCTATAGAAAGCAATCAAAGCAATGAAATTAATCAAGAAAAAATAGATTCAGAAAACAGCAACAACTAA
- a CDS encoding Nif11-like leader peptide family natural product precursor yields the protein MSFSEIRKFLIKMQSDEDLKMKVTSLSTADDVALLGQRLGYDFSGDDLLRFNGQKVEKVTVRKVDHPGEYH from the coding sequence ATGAGTTTTTCTGAAATAAGAAAATTTTTAATTAAGATGCAATCCGATGAAGACTTAAAAATGAAGGTTACTTCATTATCTACAGCAGATGATGTAGCCCTGTTAGGACAACGCTTAGGTTATGACTTTTCAGGAGATGATCTTTTAAGATTTAATGGACAAAAAGTTGAAAAAGTTACTGTAAGAAAGGTAGATCATCCAGGAGAATACCACTAA
- a CDS encoding DUF1651 domain-containing protein, producing the protein MNSTNDFWLIDSNFVGVMRFYKDKDHSDKSIDYMFIEEGIIMGIHGENPPLMKTRKKIIIEEARLLWQKLLNEGWQKTNKKW; encoded by the coding sequence TTGAATTCAACTAATGATTTCTGGTTAATTGACTCCAATTTTGTAGGTGTGATGCGTTTCTACAAAGATAAAGATCATTCAGATAAATCTATTGATTATATGTTTATTGAAGAAGGAATTATTATGGGAATTCATGGAGAAAATCCTCCATTAATGAAAACTAGAAAAAAAATTATCATAGAAGAAGCAAGATTATTGTGGCAAAAATTGTTAAATGAAGGTTGGCAAAAAACTAATAAAAAATGGTGA
- a CDS encoding peroxiredoxin, whose translation MQIGDKIPEFSLLDQNGVKRSNRGLKNPLVLFFYPKDDTPGCTIEVCGFRDKYDLFKVLGAQVWGVSNGSTSSHLAFANKNKLQYPLLCDTNDSLRKTFKVPKVLGFMDGRVTYVIDRKGTVRHIFRDLLNGPEHIKEAIRVLKEIQNQ comes from the coding sequence GTGCAGATTGGAGATAAAATTCCAGAATTTTCTTTACTGGATCAAAATGGAGTTAAAAGATCAAATAGGGGTTTAAAAAATCCCCTTGTTTTGTTTTTTTATCCAAAAGATGATACTCCTGGTTGCACTATAGAAGTTTGCGGATTTAGAGATAAATATGACTTATTTAAAGTATTAGGTGCACAAGTTTGGGGAGTAAGTAATGGAAGTACTTCAAGTCATTTGGCATTTGCTAATAAAAATAAATTACAATATCCATTACTTTGTGATACGAATGACTCTCTTAGGAAAACTTTTAAAGTTCCTAAAGTACTAGGTTTTATGGATGGTAGGGTAACTTACGTTATTGATCGCAAAGGGACAGTTAGGCATATTTTTAGAGATTTATTGAATGGTCCTGAACACATTAAAGAGGCTATTAGAGTACTTAAGGAAATTCAAAATCAATAA
- the arfB gene encoding alternative ribosome rescue aminoacyl-tRNA hydrolase ArfB: MDLKITKTLVIPSNEIKWRFSRSSGPGGQNVNKIESRVEIIFDLDDSKVLNDYQKEILKRNLKNKLVNNSLRLAVQEHRNQLLNRQLALIKFSSIIKNALNKSLKLRKSTQPTKASQKKRVEVKKKRGALKKSRQKEKIYQI; encoded by the coding sequence ATGGATTTAAAAATTACTAAAACGTTAGTAATCCCATCCAATGAAATTAAGTGGCGATTTTCCAGATCCTCCGGTCCTGGAGGACAAAACGTAAATAAAATTGAAAGTAGAGTAGAGATTATTTTTGATTTAGATGATTCCAAAGTATTAAATGATTATCAGAAAGAAATTCTTAAGAGAAACTTGAAAAATAAATTAGTAAATAATAGCTTGCGTTTAGCGGTTCAAGAACACAGAAATCAATTATTAAATAGGCAGTTAGCTTTAATAAAATTTAGTTCAATCATAAAAAATGCCTTAAATAAATCATTAAAATTAAGAAAATCTACACAACCAACTAAAGCATCACAAAAGAAAAGAGTTGAGGTTAAGAAAAAACGTGGTGCATTGAAAAAAAGTAGACAAAAAGAAAAAATATATCAAATATGA